The following are encoded in a window of Castanea sativa cultivar Marrone di Chiusa Pesio chromosome 5, ASM4071231v1 genomic DNA:
- the LOC142635618 gene encoding pumilio homolog 12-like has translation MKYRTGSLVIIKCLEVANPQSELLYSAAINNLCELAKDEEGCISLNKFITSSRGSGREQLLHAIAESSLYLSQDPSGNYVLQHVLGLDDPQVTNKICLRLKGHYAHLSSQKGGSYVVEKCLNSIGMNYVIEDFLCYNRLCQLARDQYGNYVIQAALKATKRVSSLYHERLLMILQGNMATLQSGYGRNVYCLIVKGVPLD, from the exons ATGAAATATCGAACAGGATCTTTAGTTATTATAAAGTGTTTGGAGGTTGCTAATCCTCAAAGTGAG TTACTATACAGTGCAGCCATAAACAACTTGTGTGAGCTAGCCAAAGATGAAGAGGGATGCATATCCTTAAACAAGTTCATCACAAGTAGCAGAGGGTCAGGCAGAGAACAACTCCTACATGCAATTGCAGAAAGCTCATTATATCTCTCTCAAGATCCCTCAGG gAACTATGTTTTGCAACATGTCCTAGGACTCGATGATCCTCAAGTCACTAACAAAATATGCTTACGACTGAAAGGTCACTATGCACACCTCTCTTCACAGAAAGGTGGCAGTTATGTGGTAGAAAAATGCTTGAACTCTATTGGGATGAATTATGTGATTGAGGACTTCCTATGCTACAACAGGCTCTGTCAACTTGCTCGGGATCAATATGGTAACTATGTGATCCAAGCAGCATTGAAAGCCACTAAG CGTGTAAGTAGCCTATATCATGAACGACTTCTAATGATCCTGCAAGGGAATATGGCTACTCTCCAGTCTGGATATGGAAGAAATGTGTACTGTTTGATTGTCAAAGGGGTTCCACTTGACTGA
- the LOC142634150 gene encoding uncharacterized protein LOC142634150 isoform X2: MRMEEESGRSELRRMQREQERERRRIRDRQRRQSMTVEQREKHLARRRRNYQLRRLRAENVRLGSQTGERSVVSRNETITVNEHQAVISVSGPSDQCNSVPHVQINQGQEKLIVDRTKSEGLEALAHKSAHFQRTLRLSHVRHLARTLNHSMAELTGNSQVVAAVVNKGDVTNNRSQVGDSDSGRSLQSLRLNRVKCLARTVNNTANSVMKEATGQSDQSGAEVQPKLPWGGDTAGN; encoded by the exons ATGAGGATGGAAGAGGAATCAGGGAGATCAGAGCTGCGGAGAATGCAAAGGGAGCAAGAAAGAGAAAGGCGGCGCATACGGGACAGGCAAAGAAGACAGTCTATGACTGTTGAGCAGAGAGAAAAACATCTTGCTAGGCGTCGTAGAAACTATCAATTAAGAAGGCTAAGAGCTGAAAATGTGAGGTTGGGTTCTCAAACCGGAGAAAGAAGTGTTGTGTCTAGAAATGAAACCATCACAGTCAATGAACATCAAGCAGTAATTTCTGTTTCAGGACCTAGTGACCAGTGTAACAGTGTTCCTCATGTTCAAATCAATCAAGGCCAAGAAAAACTAATTGTGGATCGCACAAAGTCTGAGG GTTTGGAAGCTCTAGCCCACAAATCTGCTCATTTCCAAAGAACATTACGTCTAAGTCACGTAAGACATCTTGCACGGACATTAAATCATTCTATGGCTGAGCTTACAGGCAATAGCCAAGTTGTTGCAGCAGTTGTAAACAAGGGGGATGTTACTAACAACC GTTCTCAAGTTGGAGATTCTGATTCTGGTAGATCACTGCAAAGTTTACGCTTAAATCGTGTTAAGTGTCTTGCTCGCACAGTAAACAATACAGCAAATTCTGTTATGAAAGAGGCTACTGGCCAAAGTGACCAAAGTGGTGCAGAAG TCCAACCGAAACTGCCATGGGGAGGGGACACAGCTGGTAATTAA
- the LOC142634150 gene encoding uncharacterized protein LOC142634150 isoform X1 translates to MRMEEESGRSELRRMQREQERERRRIRDRQRRQSMTVEQREKHLARRRRNYQLRRLRAENVRLGSQTGERSVVSRNETITVNEHQAVISVSGPSDQCNSVPHVQINQGQEKLIVDRTKSEGLEALAHKSAHFQRTLRLSHVRHLARTLNHSMAELTGNSQVVAAVVNKGDVTNNRSQVGDSDSGRSLQSLRLNRVKCLARTVNNTANSVMKEATGQSDQSGAEGMKTHELAGMLMAV, encoded by the exons ATGAGGATGGAAGAGGAATCAGGGAGATCAGAGCTGCGGAGAATGCAAAGGGAGCAAGAAAGAGAAAGGCGGCGCATACGGGACAGGCAAAGAAGACAGTCTATGACTGTTGAGCAGAGAGAAAAACATCTTGCTAGGCGTCGTAGAAACTATCAATTAAGAAGGCTAAGAGCTGAAAATGTGAGGTTGGGTTCTCAAACCGGAGAAAGAAGTGTTGTGTCTAGAAATGAAACCATCACAGTCAATGAACATCAAGCAGTAATTTCTGTTTCAGGACCTAGTGACCAGTGTAACAGTGTTCCTCATGTTCAAATCAATCAAGGCCAAGAAAAACTAATTGTGGATCGCACAAAGTCTGAGG GTTTGGAAGCTCTAGCCCACAAATCTGCTCATTTCCAAAGAACATTACGTCTAAGTCACGTAAGACATCTTGCACGGACATTAAATCATTCTATGGCTGAGCTTACAGGCAATAGCCAAGTTGTTGCAGCAGTTGTAAACAAGGGGGATGTTACTAACAACC GTTCTCAAGTTGGAGATTCTGATTCTGGTAGATCACTGCAAAGTTTACGCTTAAATCGTGTTAAGTGTCTTGCTCGCACAGTAAACAATACAGCAAATTCTGTTATGAAAGAGGCTACTGGCCAAAGTGACCAAAGTGGTGCAGAAG GTATGAAGACACATGAACTTGCTGGGATGCTAATGGCTGTTTGA
- the LOC142634150 gene encoding uncharacterized protein LOC142634150 isoform X3, giving the protein MRMEEESGRSELRRMQREQERERRRIRDRQRRQSMTVEQREKHLARRRRNYQLRRLRAENVRLGSQTGERSVVSRNETITVNEHQAVISVSGPSDQCNSVPHVQINQGQEKLIVDRTKSEGLEALAHKSAHFQRTLRLSHVRHLARTLNHSMAELTGNSQVVAAVVNKGDVTNNRSQVGDSDSGRSLQSLRLNRVKCLARTVNNTANSVMKEATGQSDQSGAEGIE; this is encoded by the exons ATGAGGATGGAAGAGGAATCAGGGAGATCAGAGCTGCGGAGAATGCAAAGGGAGCAAGAAAGAGAAAGGCGGCGCATACGGGACAGGCAAAGAAGACAGTCTATGACTGTTGAGCAGAGAGAAAAACATCTTGCTAGGCGTCGTAGAAACTATCAATTAAGAAGGCTAAGAGCTGAAAATGTGAGGTTGGGTTCTCAAACCGGAGAAAGAAGTGTTGTGTCTAGAAATGAAACCATCACAGTCAATGAACATCAAGCAGTAATTTCTGTTTCAGGACCTAGTGACCAGTGTAACAGTGTTCCTCATGTTCAAATCAATCAAGGCCAAGAAAAACTAATTGTGGATCGCACAAAGTCTGAGG GTTTGGAAGCTCTAGCCCACAAATCTGCTCATTTCCAAAGAACATTACGTCTAAGTCACGTAAGACATCTTGCACGGACATTAAATCATTCTATGGCTGAGCTTACAGGCAATAGCCAAGTTGTTGCAGCAGTTGTAAACAAGGGGGATGTTACTAACAACC GTTCTCAAGTTGGAGATTCTGATTCTGGTAGATCACTGCAAAGTTTACGCTTAAATCGTGTTAAGTGTCTTGCTCGCACAGTAAACAATACAGCAAATTCTGTTATGAAAGAGGCTACTGGCCAAAGTGACCAAAGTGGTGCAGAAGGTATAGAATAA